TGTGCCAGATGCGCGTCCACAGCCCGTCCCATTCCTTCCGGGCGAATTCAGCCGAATAATAGCGGTCGCCGGTAATGGCATCGCCGCGCAGGTGCGAGGGATCGCGGCCGTCCATCGGCGGCGGAACGTCTTCACGCAGGGTCGTCATGACGAGGTCCTTTCGAAAGTCCTGTGGCCGAAACGCGCGGCCATGAGCATGAGAAGCGAGAGCGCCAGCCAGGCCGCGGCGAGGCCGGAAACCGCCGAGACGCCAAGACGCGCGACAAGGGGCGCGGCGGCAAGCGGGCCGATGACGGTGCCGGAAAGCTGCGCGGTTCCGACCAGCATGGCCCCCCGGCCCGTCGGGTCGACGCCGAGCACGGCGGGCATCTGGAATGGCGGCACGAAGATCCACACGAGGCCGAACAGCCCGGCGCCCAGCAGCATCGGCAGGGTACCGGCAGCGCCGACCAGCAGCACGATGGCGGCGAGCGCAAGGACGATGCCGCAGACCCACGCGGTTACCGCGCCCAGCCGGGAAGCGAGGAAAACCGCCAGCAGGCCGCCCGCGATCTGCCCGGCGATACCAACGGGCACCGCCATGCCAGCGGTGGCCGCATCGTGGCCGGAGGCCGCGAGCAGAGGCAGGAGATAGACCCAAAGGCCCATGATGCCGGCAAGGAACGCCGCCATTGCGAGAAGGACGAGCAGCGCACGGGGACCGGGCAGACCCATCGACCCCGCATCGGCGCCGGCAAACCCGTCCGCCAGGCGCGGAACCGCGACGAGCATGGCAAGGTTCAGCAGCACCAGCAGGCCATAGGCCCCGGCATGACCGAAGGCAGGCGCGACGAGCGCCGCGATGGCCTGCGACAGCGCCAACGCGAGGACGGACTGCGCGGTCACGTAGATCGCGAATATACGGGCGGGCGCATCTGACCGGGAAAGCATCCCGACCAGCAGCCACAACAGGATGCCTGAACCCGCACCGTTGACGAAGCGCAGCACGACCACCGCCTCGGCCCCTGCGAACACCGTGCCGGCATTGGCAAGGACCATCGCCGCGAGCGCAAGGACGGCCTTGGTGCGAAGTCCGGCAAGCGGCAGCCGCAAGGCGGCAAGCGTCGTCGCGATCGCCATGCCGGCGGCTTCTGCCGTAGCGGCCAGGCCCATCGCGGCCACGTCGAGCTTGTCCGACTGGCGCAGCAGGTCGAGGAGAAGCGGCTGGAGCGCTGAAATGCAGCCCGCGCCGATGCCGAGCAGGACGAAGGGCGGCCAGACCGGCCCCGACGCGGCGGGGGACTGGCCCTGCCCGGTCATTGCGCGGTCAGCCCGCCATCGACGGCAAGTTCCGCGCCGGTGATGTATCTTGCGGCAGGCGACGCGAGGAACGCGACGGCCTGCGCGATATCATCGGGTTCACCCATGCGCCCGGCCGGGATCGAGGCGTTGATCGCATCGTACTGGTCCGGGTTGTCGCGGATCGCGACCTGCTGCATCTCGGTCCAGATCACGCCGGGATGGACGGAATTGACGCGGATTCCCTCGCGCGCGCACTCCATCGCCAGCGACTTGGTGTAGAGCCGCACCCCGCCCTTGCTGGCGGCATAGGCGGAGGCCCCCGGAATGCCGACAAGGCCCGCAACCGACGAGATATTGACGATGGCGCCATCGCCCGCCGCGCGCATCGCGGGAAGGACTGCGCGGCAGCCGAGGTAGACGCTGGTCAGGTTGACATCGATCTGGCGCTGCCATTCGTCCGGTTCGAGATCGGGCGTCCAGCGCAACACGGCGATGCCCGCGTTGTTCACGAGAATGTCCGGTCCGCGACCGTCCTGCCGGGCGATGGCGAAAAGCACTTCGGCCCAGCCACTGGCGCTGGTCACGTCATGCCCCATGCCGCGCGCGGCAAACCCTTGGGCAGCCAGTTCAGCGGCACGGGCCTCGGCACCGGCGGCGTCGATATCGGTAAGCCAGACCGCCGCCCCGCGCCGCGCGAGCAGGCGTGCCGTGGCAAAGCCGAGGCCCGCCGCCGATGCGGCGCCAGTGACCAAGGCGATCTTCCCTTGCAATTCCATGATGATGAGCCTGATCCCGTTTCAAGAAAAAGTCCCCCGGCGAAAGTGTCAGTCGCCGGGGGCAGGGAGGATCCTCAGAAGCGGACGGTCGCCTGGACCTGCACGGTGCGCGGCAGCGAGACGAAGCCCATCTGGTCAGCAACCTGACCGACAACGGCAGGCGTGTTGGGCGCATCGACCACGCCGCCCACGATGAAGCGGTTGGTCAGGTTCTTGCCGATGAGCGCGAGTTCGTACTTGTCGTCGGCGGTGCGCAGGCGGACGCTGGCGTCGATGGTAAGGTATTCGTCCTGGCGCGACAGCGGGTGGGCGAAGCTGGATGCAAGGTAGGAGCCGGAGTAGCGGCTGTCGGCGGAAAGGCCGAAGTTGAGGTTGTCCGCAACCGGCGTCTCGTAGCTGAAGCCGAACGAGCCGGTCCATGCGGGCGCCACGGCGGTCGGCTTGCCGCTGAGGTCCTGGCCGCCCGCGCCCTGAAACACGGTGTCGCAGCCCGCATCCACGCTCTGCCCGCCATAGCAGGGGGCAATGTAGTTGGTGTAGCGGGCGCGGTTATAGTTCACCGTGCCATGCAGGTTGAAGCCATCGAGGGCGCGCGGTGCGAACTCGAACTCCAGCTCGACGCCCCTCGTCCGCACGCCGCCGGCATTGGTGGTGATGAAGGCGAAGGTGTTGGAATTGAAGAAGTCCACCTGCAGGTCGACGTACTTGTAGGTGTAGACGCCGAGATTGACGCGAAGCTGGCGGTCGAGCAGCGTGGTCTTGATGCCCGCTTCGAAGCCGCGCGCCTTTTCGGGATTGAAGGCGACGTCGCTCGGCACGGTGCCGGTGCTGACGAAGCCCGAGTTCGAGAAGCCGCCCGACTTGTAGGCGGTCTTGTAGGCGCCATAGACGGTGATGTCGCTGGTGGGCTTCCAGGTGAGCGTGGCTTCGGGCGACCAGTTGTCGAAGGCCTGCCCGGCGCGGATCACCTTGTCCTGCGGGAAGAGGAACTGGAGCGCCGCGTTGACATAGGGCTGGACGAGATAGCTGTCCTTCGTCTCGTGCGTGTAGCGTACGCCCGCGGTCGCCTCGAGCCCTTCGACCAGCTTCCACGTGGCCTGGCCATAGCCCGAAATCGTTTCGCCGTCGGTTTCCGACCGCTTCAGGTAGCCGAGATAGCGGTAGGCGGCGGGTGCGGTATCGTCCTCGACATTGCCGAACGATCCGGTCTGCGTGTGGTCGCGCCTGGTCTTCTGGTAATAGATGCCGGCAAGGACGTTGACCGGACCGTCATAGGAGGTCTGCGCCCGCAGTTCCGACGAGAAGGCGTGGTACTTCGACTTCTCCGTCGAAGGTGCGGCGGCGGCGTCCGACGAGACGAACGTGCAGTCGCAGGCCCACTGGTTGACGTTGCGGTTGAAGTTGTTGATCCACGTCAGCGTCAGATCGTCGAGCGCATAATCGAGCGTGCCGGTGACGGCCCAGCTGCGATAGCGGTTGTAGAGCCCCCCATCGGCGCGGCTGAACGGATTGGTGCCGGCGAGATCCTCGGGAAAGCGGTTCTGGTAGATCGTGAACTGCTTGCCGCACTTGATCGCCGGGTTCAGCGCATAAGTGCCATTGGCGCAGGCGACCGGAACGTAGTTCCAGCTGTTGTTGTCGTTGTCGTTGAACGAGGCATTGGCCTTGAGCGTCGCGGTGAGGCGATCGGTCGGCTTGTACTGCAAAGTCACGCGGCCCAGCACTTCGCGTTCGCCGGGATTGTCGCCGGTGAGCGCGGGGGCAAGGTGCGGGGTCACGACCCCGGTGTTGATGTTGGTGGTGTTGTAGGTCTTGTCGATGCCGCCATTCTTGAAATAGCCGCCGAACATGTTCGACCCACGCAGCGCGATGCGGATGCCGAG
This window of the Novosphingobium aromaticivorans DSM 12444 genome carries:
- a CDS encoding SDR family NAD(P)-dependent oxidoreductase; protein product: MELQGKIALVTGAASAAGLGFATARLLARRGAAVWLTDIDAAGAEARAAELAAQGFAARGMGHDVTSASGWAEVLFAIARQDGRGPDILVNNAGIAVLRWTPDLEPDEWQRQIDVNLTSVYLGCRAVLPAMRAAGDGAIVNISSVAGLVGIPGASAYAASKGGVRLYTKSLAMECAREGIRVNSVHPGVIWTEMQQVAIRDNPDQYDAINASIPAGRMGEPDDIAQAVAFLASPAARYITGAELAVDGGLTAQ
- a CDS encoding TonB-dependent receptor, with product MISNARFTAFTFAALAGASLLPLASAHAQAAPQDVAADSEQASDGSGIGDIIVTARRREERLQDVPVSVTALSAEQIRKYDMTSLEKISTQTPQLTIGRASNGSGAQLTLRGIGSSSTSIGIEQSVAVILDGVYYGQGRVINEGFLDLAGVEMLKGPQALFFGKNATAGVISLRSANPSNSPEFMARAGYEFKAKNLVGEVMGSGPLSDTLGIRIALRGSNMFGGYFKNGGIDKTYNTTNINTGVVTPHLAPALTGDNPGEREVLGRVTLQYKPTDRLTATLKANASFNDNDNNSWNYVPVACANGTYALNPAIKCGKQFTIYQNRFPEDLAGTNPFSRADGGLYNRYRSWAVTGTLDYALDDLTLTWINNFNRNVNQWACDCTFVSSDAAAAPSTEKSKYHAFSSELRAQTSYDGPVNVLAGIYYQKTRRDHTQTGSFGNVEDDTAPAAYRYLGYLKRSETDGETISGYGQATWKLVEGLEATAGVRYTHETKDSYLVQPYVNAALQFLFPQDKVIRAGQAFDNWSPEATLTWKPTSDITVYGAYKTAYKSGGFSNSGFVSTGTVPSDVAFNPEKARGFEAGIKTTLLDRQLRVNLGVYTYKYVDLQVDFFNSNTFAFITTNAGGVRTRGVELEFEFAPRALDGFNLHGTVNYNRARYTNYIAPCYGGQSVDAGCDTVFQGAGGQDLSGKPTAVAPAWTGSFGFSYETPVADNLNFGLSADSRYSGSYLASSFAHPLSRQDEYLTIDASVRLRTADDKYELALIGKNLTNRFIVGGVVDAPNTPAVVGQVADQMGFVSLPRTVQVQATVRF